One window of Sphingobacteriales bacterium genomic DNA carries:
- a CDS encoding DUF2007 domain-containing protein: MEKNWVKIYSTTQRYFAEILKNMLLNHDIPCVVIDKTDSSYLVFGEAELYSPKEKADEAILLIEQQNV; encoded by the coding sequence ATGGAAAAAAACTGGGTTAAAATTTACAGCACTACCCAACGCTATTTTGCAGAAATTCTCAAAAACATGCTGCTTAATCATGACATACCTTGTGTGGTTATTGATAAGACAGATTCTTCTTATTTGGTTTTTGGAGAAGCAGAGCTATATTCCCCCAAAGAGAAAGCAGACGAAGCCATCTTGTTAATCGAACAACAAAACGTATGA
- a CDS encoding phosphatidate cytidylyltransferase has product MSGLGKRVVTALILATIAFTCLFTSSYLLMMLLLLFVLGGVWEFAVMLQMQEGIAPNRTPLFDKLAVTALGGLVYLLLSGILTGLVPAKYWVVLPPLLFLPVIRELYAKPKGLFVRFSLHLTGILYVSVPCALVNALAIYGTDAGYKPFFILSIFLLIWANDTGAYFAGKLFGKTPLFKSVSPNKTWEGSLGGAFLTLLMAVIIAQFIPVISLTDWLVIAGFSITAGTWGDLAESMFKRNIGVKDSGTLLPGHGGVLDRLDAVFLVIPFVWCWLNLAK; this is encoded by the coding sequence ATGAGCGGATTAGGAAAAAGGGTGGTTACGGCGCTTATTTTGGCAACTATTGCATTTACCTGCCTTTTTACAAGCAGTTATTTGCTCATGATGCTGCTTTTGTTGTTTGTATTGGGAGGGGTTTGGGAGTTTGCGGTGATGTTACAAATGCAGGAAGGAATTGCGCCCAACCGCACCCCTTTGTTTGATAAACTGGCAGTTACAGCTCTCGGTGGGTTGGTTTACCTGCTGCTTTCGGGCATTTTAACCGGCCTTGTGCCTGCCAAATATTGGGTAGTTCTTCCGCCTTTGTTGTTTTTGCCGGTTATCCGGGAACTATATGCCAAACCCAAAGGCTTGTTTGTCCGGTTTTCACTCCACCTGACCGGAATTTTATACGTTTCCGTTCCCTGCGCTTTGGTCAATGCCCTCGCAATTTACGGAACAGATGCCGGCTATAAGCCCTTTTTTATTCTCAGTATTTTTCTGCTAATCTGGGCAAACGATACGGGGGCCTATTTTGCCGGTAAACTGTTTGGAAAAACGCCTTTGTTCAAAAGTGTTTCGCCCAACAAAACCTGGGAAGGCAGCCTCGGCGGGGCTTTTTTGACTTTGTTAATGGCGGTGATTATTGCTCAGTTTATACCGGTAATTTCTTTGACCGATTGGTTGGTTATCGCGGGTTTTTCCATCACCGCCGGAACCTGGGGCGATTTAGCCGAGTCGATGTTTAAGAGAAATATCGGTGTTAAAGATTCCGGAACCCTTTTACCCGGCCATGGCGGTGTTTTAGACCGTTTGGATGCCGTGTTTTTAGTCATTCCGTTTGTTTGGTGTTGGTTGAACTTAGCGAAGTAG